The DNA sequence CTTGGTCAGCTCCTTCTTGAGGGTGCGGGGCGAGGGCAGGGACCAGCCGGTCTTGGGGGCGGCGCCGGCGTCCAGCCGGTCGATGGCGTTGTCCGAGGCGAAGCAGGGCGGGCGGGGCTCCTGCAGCAGGCTGCCCTCGCTGTGCGTGCGCCGCCGCAGCGAGTTCTGCACCCGCAGCCCGCCCCCGTGCCGCTcgcacgccgccgccgccgccgcccccgccatCCCCGCCGTGCCGCGCCGCTGGCTGCCGCTCCGCTCCAGGTAGTTGTCGTCgctgtcctcctcttcctcgtcctcgtcttcctcctcgtcGTCGTCCTCGTCTTCGTCGTCGTCCTCGTCGTCTTCCTCGTAGTCTTCGTCGGTGGGCGCGGAGGAGAGGGCGTCGGCGCTGAAGGAGCGGTCCAGGCGGAGCTCGGGGATGACgaaggacgaggaggaggaggagggcggggccccggCGTCCTCCGCCGCCTCCGAGCCATTGTCCTCGTCCGTCTGccgcctctcttcctcctcctcatcctcctccggttcctcttcctcgccctcctccttcgcctccttctcctcctcctcttcctcttcctctttctccttccagGAGTCGGGCCCCCCCTCCACGCTCCTGCAGTCCTCACCCTCGGTGGAGggcggtggggtgggcggggtcttGAGCTCCTCCTCCATGGGGGTGAGGGCTTCGGGTGGGGGGCTGTCCATCAGGGGGGGCTCAGAGGGGCTGCAGGGGGGGCGGTCCTCCCCCGTCGTACTGTGGTGCACCCCTGGGTCACACTGCTCGTCAGCTTTAGGCTCCAGCATCTGAgaacacacaccagacacacgaGATACACGTGAgaacacacaccagacacacacgaGATACACGTGAgaacacacaccagacacacatgagaacacacaccagacacacgtgagaacacacaccagacacacaagagacacagacacacaaacacacacaatacaataaaaaccACACCTGGGAGACACAGTACGCTATACTGAAATATTCCTATTTAGTGTAGAGCCCTTTAGCTCACAAACATACTCCACATTACATTGCTCTACAAAGCCGACATTATGGCCTCTATTCAATCAACTTTCGTCTAACATTAGGCCATAAGCCATAGCGCATAATTCCAATAATAAAGACGTGAAATGAGACATCCGtcttttccccatttctcaGTCCGATTCTCAGCCCTGATGCT is a window from the Anguilla rostrata isolate EN2019 chromosome 14, ASM1855537v3, whole genome shotgun sequence genome containing:
- the LOC135238823 gene encoding regulator of G-protein signaling 3-like isoform X6 yields the protein MLEPKADEQCDPGVHHSTTGEDRPPCSPSEPPLMDSPPPEALTPMEEELKTPPTPPPSTEGEDCRSVEGGPDSWKEKEEEEEEEEKEAKEEGEEEEPEEDEEEEERRQTDEDNGSEAAEDAGAPPSSSSSSFVIPELRLDRSFSADALSSAPTDEDYEEDDEDDDEDEDDDEEEDEDEEEEDSDDNYLERSGSQRRGTAGMAGAAAAAACERHGGGLRVQNSLRRRTHSEGSLLQEPRPPCFASDNAIDRLDAGAAPKTGWSLPSPRTLKKELTKNGGSMHQLCMLLSGRKLSGGSECSCDLRPSGSKKKRKPKNLAKDMKNRLAFLRRKSESPGSSPAGRLDKVMKSIKPAPEDALKWGESLDKLLVHKYGLAAFRAFLRTEFSEENLEFWLACEEYKKIKSQSKMASKAKKIFGEYIAIQSCKEVNLDSYTREHTKDNLQDITRSSFDLAQKRIYGLMEKDSYPRFLRSELYMDLVNQKKASSTSTSSTSS
- the LOC135238823 gene encoding regulator of G-protein signaling 3-like isoform X5, producing the protein MPVSKMLEPKADEQCDPGVHHSTTGEDRPPCSPSEPPLMDSPPPEALTPMEEELKTPPTPPPSTEGEDCRSVEGGPDSWKEKEEEEEEEEKEAKEEGEEEEPEEDEEEEERRQTDEDNGSEAAEDAGAPPSSSSSSFVIPELRLDRSFSADALSSAPTDEDYEEDDEDDDEDEDDDEEEDEDEEEEDSDDNYLERSGSQRRGTAGMAGAAAAAACERHGGGLRVQNSLRRRTHSEGSLLQEPRPPCFASDNAIDRLDAGAAPKTGWSLPSPRTLKKELTKNGGSMHQLCMLLSGRKLSGGSECSCDLRPSGSKKKRKPKNLAKDMKNRLAFLRRKSESPGSSPAGRLDKVMKSIKPAPEDALKWGESLDKLLVHKYGLAAFRAFLRTEFSEENLEFWLACEEYKKIKSQSKMASKAKKIFGEYIAIQSCKEVNLDSYTREHTKDNLQDITRSSFDLAQKRIYGLMEKDSYPRFLRSELYMDLVNQKKASSTSTSSTSS